A region from the Arachis ipaensis cultivar K30076 chromosome B01, Araip1.1, whole genome shotgun sequence genome encodes:
- the LOC107643394 gene encoding pre-mRNA cleavage factor Im 25 kDa subunit 1 (The sequence of the model RefSeq protein was modified relative to this genomic sequence to represent the inferred CDS: added 46 bases not found in genome assembly): protein MGEAAEATTLYHHHHRNRNHESEYDRNQRLEVDLYPLSNYYFGAKHSIPFKDETLADRFSRMKSNYAARGIRNCVEAVILVELFKHPHLLLLQVKNSFFKLPGGRLRPGESDIDGLRRKLVRKLSVNEDDNGTEWEVGECLGMWWRAEFETLLYPYLPPNVRKPKECTKLFLVKLPESRKFIVPKNLKLLAVPLCQIHENQKRYGQVISAVPQLLSKFSFNMIES, encoded by the exons GTAATCGTAATCATGAGAGTGAGTACGATCGCAATCAACGACTTGAAGTTGACCTATACCCTTTGAGCAATTACTACTTTGGCGCCAAACACTCTATTCCTTTCAAGGATGAAACCCTAGCTGATCGCTTTTCCAGGATGAAATCCAA CTATGCTGCTCGTGGAATCCGTAATTGCGTGGAAGCTGTCATTCTG GTTGAGTTGTTCAAACATCCACATTTGCTGCTGTTGCAAGTCAAGAATTCCTTCTTTAAACTACCTGGTGGTCGCTTAAGACCAGGTGAATCAG ATATTGATGGATTGAGGCGTAAGCTGGTAAGGAAGCTATCTGTTAATGAAGATGACAATGGGACTGAATGGGAG GTGGGTGAGTGCCTTGGAATGTGGTGGAGAGCTGAATTCGAAACATTATTGTATCCCTACCTGCCACCTAATGTGAGAAAACCTAAG GAGTGTACGAAACTTTTTCTTGTGAAGCTGCCGGAGAGTCGAAAATTCATTGTGCCAAAGAACCTAAAGTTGCTTGCAGTTCCATTGTGCCAAATTCATGAAAACCAAAAG AGATATGGGCAAGTGATATCAGCGGTCCCTCAGCTGCTTTCAAAGTTCTCCTTCAACATGATTGAATCCTAA